A stretch of Acidovorax sp. RAC01 DNA encodes these proteins:
- the fabB gene encoding beta-ketoacyl-ACP synthase I, with product MTTKKRVVITGAGIVSCIGNDLATVEASLRAGTSGIKAVEKFKELGLRSQVGGAPEIDIEARIDRKQLRFMGDAAAYAQIALEDAIQQAGLTPSQVSHPRTGLIMGSGGGSPANQIEAADTLREKGIRRVGPYQVTRCMSSTVSACLATNFKVKGINYSITSACSTSAHCIGAAAQQIAWGVQDVMFAGGGEELSWGMSLLFDGMGAMSSKYNETPERASRAYDANRDGFVIAGGGGAVVLESLEHALARGANILAEVVGFGATSDGEDMVAPSGDGAIACMQQAMEGLDAPIDYINTHGTSTPVGDMQEVRAMRALFGDKVPPFSSTKSLTGHSLGATGVQEAIYCMIMLDKGFIAGSANVETPDPALGDMPLVTQTRDAQLTTVLSNSFGFGGTNASLVLRRWTD from the coding sequence ATGACCACCAAGAAGCGCGTAGTCATCACCGGCGCGGGCATCGTCTCGTGCATTGGCAACGATCTGGCAACCGTGGAGGCCTCGCTGCGTGCGGGCACCAGCGGCATCAAGGCGGTGGAAAAGTTCAAGGAACTGGGCTTGCGCAGCCAGGTGGGCGGCGCGCCCGAGATCGACATCGAAGCGCGCATTGACCGCAAGCAGCTGCGCTTCATGGGCGATGCGGCGGCCTACGCTCAGATCGCGCTGGAAGACGCCATCCAGCAAGCAGGTCTTACGCCCAGCCAGGTCAGCCACCCGCGCACCGGCCTCATCATGGGCTCGGGCGGCGGCTCGCCCGCCAACCAGATCGAGGCGGCCGACACCCTGCGCGAAAAAGGCATCCGCCGTGTGGGGCCCTACCAGGTCACGCGCTGCATGAGCAGCACAGTGTCTGCCTGCCTGGCCACCAACTTCAAGGTCAAGGGCATCAACTACTCCATCACTTCGGCCTGCTCCACCTCGGCCCACTGCATTGGCGCAGCTGCGCAGCAGATCGCCTGGGGCGTGCAGGACGTGATGTTTGCGGGCGGTGGCGAAGAGCTGAGCTGGGGCATGTCGCTGCTGTTTGACGGCATGGGCGCCATGTCCAGCAAGTACAACGAAACGCCCGAGAGAGCCTCGCGCGCCTACGACGCCAACCGCGATGGCTTCGTGATTGCCGGCGGCGGCGGTGCCGTGGTGCTGGAAAGCCTGGAGCACGCCCTGGCCCGTGGCGCCAACATCCTGGCCGAGGTGGTGGGCTTTGGCGCCACCAGCGACGGCGAAGACATGGTGGCGCCCTCCGGCGACGGCGCCATTGCCTGCATGCAGCAAGCGATGGAGGGGCTCGATGCCCCCATCGACTACATCAACACCCACGGCACCTCCACCCCCGTGGGCGACATGCAGGAAGTGCGCGCGATGCGTGCGCTGTTTGGCGACAAGGTGCCCCCGTTCTCGTCCACCAAGTCGCTCACCGGCCACTCGCTGGGCGCGACCGGCGTGCAGGAAGCCATCTACTGCATGATCATGCTGGACAAGGGCTTCATTGCGGGGTCGGCCAATGTTGAAACGCCCGACCCGGCGCTGGGCGACATGCCCCTGGTCACGCAAACGCGCGATGCGCAGCTGACCACGGTGCTGTCCAACAGCTTCGGCTTTGGCGGCACCAATGCCAGCCTCGTGCTGCGCCGCTGGACAGACTGA
- the phhA gene encoding phenylalanine 4-monooxygenase — MVTEPVVKPVVYGASERPPRGDYSRAQADYTCAQNFAAYTEADHDTYRRLYERQRALLPGLASEAFIAALPSLGASDRIPRFEEVNERLHKATGWELVGVPGLIPEVPFFTLLANRQFPVTDWIRKPEEFDYIVEPDIFHDLFGHVPLLFNPVFADYVQRYGQGGLKAQGLGACEMLSRLYWYTIEFGLIREAGGLRAYGAGILSSAGELAYAVQSPEPQRIPLALARTMRTRYKIDTYQQTYFVIDSFEQLFDMTAADFAPIYEELQGLAEFAADERDGVVVAA; from the coding sequence ATGGTCACCGAACCGGTTGTCAAACCTGTCGTGTATGGCGCCAGCGAGCGCCCGCCCCGCGGCGACTACAGCCGCGCCCAGGCCGACTACACCTGTGCCCAGAACTTTGCCGCCTACACCGAGGCCGACCACGACACCTACCGCCGCCTGTACGAACGCCAGCGCGCACTGCTGCCCGGGCTGGCCAGCGAGGCGTTCATCGCCGCCCTGCCCTCGCTGGGCGCGAGCGACCGGATTCCGCGCTTTGAAGAGGTGAACGAGCGCCTGCACAAGGCCACCGGCTGGGAGCTGGTGGGCGTGCCGGGGCTGATCCCCGAGGTGCCGTTCTTCACCCTGCTGGCCAACCGCCAATTCCCGGTGACGGACTGGATCCGAAAGCCCGAGGAGTTCGACTACATCGTCGAACCCGACATCTTTCACGACCTGTTCGGCCATGTGCCGCTGCTGTTCAACCCGGTGTTTGCTGACTACGTGCAGCGCTACGGCCAGGGCGGCCTGAAGGCCCAGGGCCTGGGCGCCTGCGAGATGCTCAGCCGGCTGTACTGGTACACCATAGAGTTCGGCCTGATCCGCGAGGCGGGCGGGCTGCGGGCGTATGGGGCGGGTATTTTGAGTTCAGCGGGCGAACTGGCCTACGCCGTGCAAAGCCCCGAGCCGCAGCGGATTCCGCTGGCGCTGGCGCGCACCATGCGCACGCGCTACAAGATTGATACGTACCAGCAGACGTATTTTGTGATCGACAGTTTTGAGCAGCTGTTTGACATGACGGCGGCGGACTTTGCGCCGATTTATGAGGAGTTGCAGGGGTTGGCAGAGTTTGCGGCGGATGAGCGGGATGGGGTGGTCGTCGCGGCTTGA
- a CDS encoding GNAT family N-acetyltransferase encodes MIATKDWFKASWEAGRGLLHPVTGRSSHERDRSKEAPVMVPIRSLGPSYRERITQHLLQLEPADRYLRFGYAANDEQIRRYAEQLDFDRDEIFGIYNRRLELIAMAHLAFSEHPEHKHCAEFGVSVLTQARGRGFGARLFERAVMHARNEGVNMVFIHALSENTAMLKIARNAGATVRRDGSESEAYLQIPPANLDTRMTEMVEQQIAEVDYQLKRQAKQFWDFLANVQEVRSGVQNARHQSAE; translated from the coding sequence ATGATCGCAACAAAAGACTGGTTCAAGGCCTCCTGGGAAGCTGGCAGGGGCCTCTTGCACCCCGTGACGGGCCGCTCCTCACATGAGCGCGACCGGTCAAAGGAGGCGCCGGTGATGGTCCCCATCCGTTCCCTGGGCCCCTCGTACCGCGAGCGGATCACCCAGCACCTGCTGCAGCTCGAACCCGCCGACCGCTACCTGCGCTTTGGCTACGCCGCCAACGACGAGCAGATCCGCCGCTACGCCGAGCAGCTGGACTTTGACCGCGACGAGATCTTTGGCATCTACAACCGCCGCCTCGAACTCATCGCGATGGCGCACTTGGCGTTTTCCGAGCACCCCGAGCACAAGCACTGCGCCGAGTTTGGCGTGTCGGTGCTCACGCAGGCACGCGGCCGGGGCTTTGGTGCCCGGCTGTTCGAGCGCGCCGTGATGCACGCCCGCAACGAGGGCGTGAACATGGTGTTCATCCATGCGCTGTCTGAAAACACCGCCATGCTCAAGATCGCCCGCAACGCGGGTGCCACCGTGCGGCGCGATGGGTCCGAATCCGAGGCGTACCTGCAGATTCCCCCCGCCAACCTTGACACGCGCATGACCGAAATGGTCGAGCAGCAGATCGCCGAGGTGGACTACCAGCTCAAGCGGCAGGCCAAGCAGTTCTGGGATTTCCTGGCCAACGTGCAGGAAGTGCGCAGCGGCGTGCAAAACGCCCGCCACCAATCTGCAGAGTAG
- the hppD gene encoding 4-hydroxyphenylpyruvate dioxygenase: MTAALPQQAAAQIEAWDNPMGLMGFEFVEFTSPTPGVLENVFEKLGFTLVARHRSKDVVLYRQNGINFIINREPHSQAAYFGAEHGPSACGLAFRVKDAHKAYKRALELGAQPIEIPTGPMELRLPAIKGIGGAPLYLIDRFEDGKSIYDIDFEFIEGVDRRPAGHGLNEIDHLTHNVYRGRMGFWAGFYEKLFGFREIRYFDIQGEYTGLTSKAMTAPDGKIRIPLNEESKQGGGQIEEFLMQFNGEGIQHIALICDDILATVDKLGLAGVPTAPAPNDIYYQMLETRLPGHGQPVAELQSRGILLDGTTADGTPRLLLQIFSTPMLGPVFFEFIQRKGDYRDGFGEGNFKALFESLERDQIARGVLDTKK; encoded by the coding sequence ATGACCGCCGCCCTGCCGCAACAAGCCGCCGCCCAGATCGAAGCCTGGGACAACCCCATGGGCCTGATGGGGTTCGAGTTCGTCGAATTCACCTCGCCCACGCCGGGCGTGCTGGAAAACGTGTTCGAAAAGCTCGGCTTCACGCTGGTGGCCCGCCACCGCTCCAAGGACGTGGTGCTGTACCGCCAGAACGGCATCAACTTCATCATCAACCGCGAGCCCCACAGCCAGGCGGCCTACTTTGGCGCCGAGCACGGCCCCTCGGCCTGCGGCCTGGCGTTTCGCGTGAAGGATGCGCACAAGGCCTACAAGCGCGCGCTGGAGCTGGGCGCCCAGCCCATCGAGATCCCCACCGGCCCCATGGAACTGCGCCTGCCCGCCATCAAGGGCATTGGCGGCGCGCCGCTGTACCTGATCGACCGGTTTGAAGACGGCAAGTCGATCTACGACATCGACTTTGAATTCATCGAGGGCGTGGACCGCCGCCCCGCGGGCCACGGCCTCAACGAAATCGACCACCTCACGCACAACGTGTACCGCGGCCGCATGGGCTTCTGGGCTGGCTTTTATGAAAAGCTTTTCGGTTTCCGCGAGATCCGCTACTTCGACATCCAGGGCGAATACACGGGCCTTACATCGAAGGCCATGACGGCACCCGACGGCAAGATCCGCATCCCGCTGAACGAAGAGTCCAAGCAGGGCGGCGGGCAGATCGAAGAATTTTTGATGCAGTTCAACGGCGAAGGCATCCAGCACATCGCGCTGATCTGCGACGACATCCTGGCCACCGTGGACAAGCTGGGCCTGGCCGGTGTGCCCACCGCCCCGGCGCCCAACGACATCTACTACCAGATGCTCGAAACCCGCCTGCCCGGCCACGGCCAGCCGGTGGCCGAACTGCAGTCGCGCGGCATTCTGCTCGATGGCACCACGGCCGACGGCACGCCCCGCCTGCTGCTGCAGATCTTCTCGACGCCCATGCTGGGCCCTGTGTTCTTTGAATTCATCCAGCGCAAGGGCGACTACCGCGACGGCTTTGGCGAAGGCAACTTCAAGGCGCTGTTCGAATCGCTGGAGCGCGACCAGATCGCCCGCGGCGTGCTCGACACCAAGAAGTAA
- the fabA gene encoding 3-hydroxyacyl-[acyl-carrier-protein] dehydratase FabA: MADSFSYEQLIASGEGRLFGADSGRLPLPPMLMFDRITHIDGDGGAHGLGMIRAELDVKPDLWFFACHFQGDPVMPGCLGLDAMWQLIGFYLTWLQLPGRGRALGAGEVKFTGEVGPDVKLVTYEIDIKRVIKRKLVMAIGDARLLADGKEIYVANDLRVGLFKREEDGKDAA, encoded by the coding sequence ATGGCTGATTCCTTTTCCTACGAACAACTGATTGCCTCGGGCGAAGGCCGGCTGTTCGGCGCCGACAGCGGCCGCCTGCCGCTGCCGCCCATGCTGATGTTCGACCGCATCACGCACATCGACGGCGATGGCGGTGCCCACGGGCTGGGAATGATCCGCGCCGAACTCGACGTGAAGCCGGACCTGTGGTTTTTTGCCTGCCACTTCCAGGGCGACCCGGTCATGCCCGGCTGCCTGGGGCTGGATGCCATGTGGCAGCTGATTGGCTTTTACCTGACCTGGCTGCAACTGCCGGGCCGCGGCCGCGCCCTGGGTGCGGGCGAGGTCAAGTTCACTGGCGAGGTGGGGCCCGACGTGAAGCTCGTCACGTATGAAATCGACATCAAGCGCGTCATCAAGCGCAAGCTGGTCATGGCCATTGGCGATGCCCGCCTGCTGGCCGATGGCAAGGAAATCTATGTAGCCAACGACCTGCGTGTGGGCCTGTTCAAGCGCGAGGAAGACGGCAAGGACGCAGCATGA
- a CDS encoding Lrp/AsnC family transcriptional regulator has product MQPINALDKLDKAILRRLQDNGRETYDVIGEQVGLSPSAVLRRVKRLEEAGIISRYVALVPPEAVGLGLTAYLNVRLEKHTESHKRNPMDLFRASVQTWPEVVECASLTGEMDYLLRVVVADMAHYSRFIMDTLLKHPSVQDCKTSFVLDRVKATTAVPV; this is encoded by the coding sequence ATGCAACCGATCAACGCACTCGACAAGCTGGACAAGGCCATCCTGCGCCGCCTACAGGACAACGGCCGTGAAACCTATGACGTGATCGGGGAGCAGGTGGGCCTGTCGCCCAGTGCCGTGCTGCGCCGCGTCAAGCGGCTGGAAGAGGCCGGCATCATCAGCCGCTATGTGGCCCTGGTGCCCCCCGAGGCGGTGGGCCTGGGCCTCACGGCCTACCTGAATGTGCGGCTCGAAAAGCACACAGAAAGCCACAAGCGCAACCCCATGGACCTGTTTCGCGCCAGCGTGCAGACCTGGCCGGAGGTGGTGGAATGCGCGTCCCTTACGGGCGAAATGGACTACCTGCTGCGCGTGGTGGTGGCCGACATGGCGCACTACAGCCGCTTCATCATGGACACGCTGCTCAAGCACCCCAGCGTGCAGGACTGCAAGACCAGCTTTGTGCTCGACCGCGTGAAGGCCACCACGGCGGTGCCGGTGTAG
- a CDS encoding LysR family transcriptional regulator — translation MNLRQLEVFQAVFQTGNMSAAARLLCITPSAVSKAVAHTELQLGYRLFVRTPAGLTPTPEAQVLASESTGIYRQLDALKRTARNLATSDSGDVRLAAIPSVSHEFLPQLLQQHAAQHPQVGVEVRTLHQDQMTQALLTRSVDFGLGFFKHPHPQVGSELLVSGRMYLAVAPTLWSRAPRAATPAARLARVPVIRLVGDDPMRQAIDDLAQRMAAPDGPGVQVQTSRLALELVKLGMGWTVVDFFTAARLDPAQFVTLELHELPPMSLYSYHARAHPPGLHATRMLAMLPGLLHAALSPRTPAAEKKNPPPR, via the coding sequence ATGAACCTGCGCCAGCTCGAAGTCTTCCAGGCCGTGTTCCAGACCGGCAACATGAGCGCTGCGGCGCGCCTGCTGTGCATCACGCCTTCGGCGGTGAGCAAGGCGGTAGCGCACACCGAACTGCAGCTGGGCTACCGCCTGTTTGTGCGCACCCCGGCAGGGCTCACACCCACGCCCGAGGCGCAGGTCCTGGCATCGGAATCCACCGGCATCTACCGCCAGCTGGATGCCTTGAAGCGCACGGCGCGCAACCTGGCCACCAGCGATTCGGGCGATGTGCGGCTGGCAGCCATCCCCTCCGTCAGCCACGAGTTTCTGCCGCAGCTTTTGCAGCAGCACGCGGCGCAGCACCCGCAGGTGGGCGTGGAGGTGCGCACACTGCACCAGGACCAGATGACGCAGGCGCTGCTCACGCGCAGCGTGGACTTTGGCCTGGGCTTTTTCAAGCACCCGCACCCGCAGGTGGGCAGCGAACTGCTGGTGAGCGGGCGCATGTACCTGGCCGTGGCGCCCACGCTGTGGAGCCGTGCACCGCGCGCCGCCACGCCGGCCGCGCGCCTGGCCCGCGTGCCCGTGATCCGCCTCGTGGGCGACGACCCGATGCGGCAGGCGATTGACGACCTGGCCCAGCGCATGGCCGCGCCCGACGGCCCGGGTGTGCAGGTGCAGACGTCGCGCCTGGCGCTGGAACTCGTGAAGCTGGGAATGGGCTGGACGGTGGTGGACTTTTTCACGGCCGCCCGTCTGGACCCGGCGCAGTTCGTCACGCTGGAGCTGCATGAGCTGCCGCCCATGTCGCTGTACAGCTACCACGCCCGCGCGCACCCGCCCGGCCTGCACGCCACGCGCATGCTGGCGATGCTTCCGGGGCTGCTGCACGCCGCGCTCTCGCCGCGAACTCCTGCTGCAGAAAAGAAAAACCCGCCTCCGCGTTAG
- a CDS encoding HlyC/CorC family transporter codes for MSDPHPAHPGRPPEREDKRTFLQKVAEFIHPGPDSREELIETLADAEDNDVIGAESRVMLERVIRMADMSARDVMVATPRMDLVNIDAPFEDLLHLVITTAHSRFPVYQGERDNIIGILMAKDLLKLQRAPELNIRALLRPAVFVPESKGLNDLLREFRGNRNHLAIVIDEFGRVAGLVTIEDVLEQIVGEIEDEFDIPEDNGDIFGLADRTYRVSGDTPVERVAEAFEVTLQGTDPDAQFDTIGGLIAHEMGHLPRRGEQVQLGGLQFVVLHAKGGSVRWFKVSRVDDTSADG; via the coding sequence GTGTCTGACCCGCACCCCGCGCACCCCGGGCGACCGCCCGAACGGGAAGACAAGCGCACCTTCCTGCAAAAAGTGGCCGAGTTCATTCACCCGGGGCCTGATTCCCGGGAAGAACTCATCGAAACCCTGGCCGATGCCGAAGACAACGACGTCATCGGGGCTGAGTCCCGCGTGATGCTGGAGCGGGTGATCCGCATGGCCGACATGAGCGCGCGCGATGTGATGGTGGCCACCCCGCGCATGGATCTCGTCAACATCGACGCGCCGTTTGAAGACCTGCTCCACCTGGTGATCACCACCGCGCATTCGCGGTTTCCGGTATACCAGGGCGAGCGCGACAACATCATCGGCATCCTGATGGCCAAGGACCTGCTCAAGCTGCAGCGCGCCCCCGAGCTGAACATCCGCGCGCTGCTGCGCCCGGCGGTGTTCGTGCCCGAGAGCAAGGGCCTGAACGACCTGCTGCGCGAGTTTCGTGGCAACCGCAACCACCTGGCGATCGTGATCGACGAGTTCGGCCGCGTGGCGGGCCTCGTCACCATCGAAGACGTGCTCGAACAGATCGTGGGCGAGATTGAAGACGAGTTCGACATCCCCGAAGACAACGGCGACATTTTTGGCCTGGCCGACCGCACCTACCGCGTGAGCGGCGACACGCCGGTGGAGCGCGTGGCCGAGGCGTTTGAAGTGACCTTGCAGGGCACCGACCCCGATGCGCAGTTCGACACCATCGGCGGGCTGATCGCCCACGAGATGGGCCACCTGCCGCGCCGCGGCGAACAGGTGCAGCTCGGTGGACTGCAGTTTGTGGTGCTCCATGCCAAGGGCGGATCGGTGCGCTGGTTCAAGGTATCGCGGGTCGACGACACCAGCGCTGACGGCTGA
- a CDS encoding lipase secretion chaperone, producing the protein MASTRTLAAGMALAAAAAGLAWWLGLREPAGAGAGSLPAGASSAMSGAAGDNAAPRRPMEDSFFAARRGASPGQATDPLLVHGLRHTLEALLMEAQAGDVTDPATLKARLAALAGKHFPADLVPRALALAGRYVDYRVALGQLRAPKDATTDPGALREALEARHKVRQQFFDGDEYDALFAREADLDRYTLARLEIARNTALTPEQRAKALRDAEAELPADRRAERSAATAHLDAAAQTAAFNAQNTDDPTRHATRAAQYGETAAQAMAQLDREERHWQQRLDQYSQARAAQGEGAALEQLRHQLFSSEEQQRVDAALALRRTQAGS; encoded by the coding sequence ATGGCCAGCACCCGCACCCTCGCCGCCGGCATGGCGCTGGCGGCGGCCGCAGCCGGCCTGGCCTGGTGGCTGGGCCTGCGCGAACCCGCCGGTGCGGGTGCGGGTAGCCTGCCCGCGGGGGCGTCTTCGGCCATGTCCGGGGCGGCGGGCGACAACGCGGCGCCAAGGCGGCCCATGGAAGACAGCTTTTTTGCTGCGCGCCGCGGTGCCAGCCCCGGCCAGGCCACCGACCCCCTGCTGGTGCACGGCCTGCGCCACACGCTGGAAGCGCTTTTGATGGAAGCGCAGGCTGGCGACGTGACCGATCCGGCCACACTCAAGGCACGGCTGGCGGCGCTGGCCGGAAAGCATTTCCCGGCCGACCTGGTGCCGCGCGCATTGGCGCTTGCGGGCCGCTATGTGGACTACCGCGTGGCCCTGGGACAGCTGCGCGCCCCCAAAGATGCCACCACCGACCCCGGCGCACTGCGCGAAGCACTGGAGGCGCGCCACAAGGTGCGCCAGCAATTCTTTGATGGCGACGAGTACGACGCACTGTTTGCCCGCGAGGCCGACCTGGACCGCTACACGCTGGCCCGGCTGGAGATAGCGCGCAACACCGCCCTTACGCCCGAGCAGCGGGCCAAAGCCCTGCGCGATGCCGAAGCCGAGTTGCCCGCAGACCGCCGGGCCGAGCGCAGCGCCGCCACGGCCCACCTGGACGCCGCCGCACAGACCGCCGCGTTCAACGCCCAGAACACCGACGACCCCACGCGCCACGCCACCCGCGCCGCCCAGTACGGCGAAACAGCCGCGCAAGCCATGGCCCAGCTCGACCGCGAAGAACGCCACTGGCAGCAGCGCCTGGACCAGTACAGCCAGGCCCGCGCCGCCCAGGGCGAGGGCGCGGCGCTCGAGCAACTGCGCCACCAGCTGTTTTCCAGCGAAGAGCAGCAGCGCGTGGATGCTGCGCTGGCCCTGCGGCGCACGCAGGCCGGCTCCTGA
- a CDS encoding lipase family alpha/beta hydrolase, which yields MTGFLSRFLRRLALAATAGLLLLGASAHAQTGYTQTRYPIVLVHGLFGFDSALGIDYFYGIPDSLRQGGARVYVAQVSAANSTEVRGEQLLSQVKTILAITGAQKVNLVGHSHGGPTTRYVAGVAPQLVASVTSIGGVNRGSRVADILRGVAPAGSVSEAVANAAAKALVGLINLTSGGSGLPQMPTAALDSLTTAGSAKFNTRFPQGVPTSGCGNGAEVVNGVRYYSWTGTLPLTNVLDASDGLLSVMSLVFGEANDGLVSACSSRLGRHLGDYRQNHLDEVNQLLGLRDWFSTDPVTLYRQHANRLKAQGL from the coding sequence ATGACCGGATTTCTGAGCCGCTTCCTGCGGCGCCTTGCCCTGGCCGCCACCGCCGGGCTTTTGCTGCTGGGGGCCAGCGCCCATGCCCAAACCGGCTACACCCAGACGCGCTACCCCATCGTGCTGGTGCATGGCCTTTTCGGCTTTGACTCGGCGCTGGGCATCGACTACTTCTACGGTATTCCGGATTCGTTGCGCCAGGGCGGAGCCCGCGTGTACGTGGCGCAGGTATCGGCCGCCAACAGCACCGAGGTGCGCGGCGAGCAGCTGCTGTCCCAGGTCAAGACCATCCTGGCCATCACCGGCGCGCAAAAGGTCAACCTGGTGGGCCATTCGCATGGCGGCCCCACCACCCGCTACGTGGCGGGCGTGGCGCCCCAGCTGGTGGCATCGGTCACGTCGATCGGCGGCGTCAACCGCGGATCGCGCGTGGCCGACATCCTGCGCGGTGTGGCACCTGCCGGTTCGGTGTCTGAAGCCGTGGCGAATGCCGCTGCCAAGGCGCTGGTCGGCCTGATCAACCTCACCTCGGGCGGCAGCGGCCTGCCCCAGATGCCCACCGCAGCACTGGATTCGCTCACCACCGCGGGCTCGGCCAAGTTCAACACACGCTTTCCGCAGGGCGTTCCCACATCGGGCTGCGGCAACGGTGCCGAGGTGGTCAACGGCGTGCGCTACTACTCGTGGACGGGCACCCTGCCCCTGACCAACGTGCTGGACGCCAGCGACGGCCTGCTCAGCGTGATGAGCCTGGTATTTGGCGAAGCCAATGACGGCCTGGTATCGGCCTGCTCCTCGCGCCTTGGCCGGCACCTGGGCGACTACCGCCAGAACCACCTGGACGAAGTCAACCAGCTGCTGGGCCTGCGCGACTGGTTCTCCACCGACCCGGTCACGCTGTACCGCCAGCACGCCAACCGCCTGAAGGCGCAGGGCCTGTAA
- the lnt gene encoding apolipoprotein N-acyltransferase, with product MARSRSRAGLPLALQCVLALGAGLAQAASLAWPGTGQPLWWLQMLSMMVLAALLLQAQRHPAPFRRGALLGGVFATAWLAGTFWWLFISMHTYGGLAAPLAVAAVLGLAAFLGSYYAVVLGFFSRLAPVNHAFSAIFFGAFWLLAELARATWWTGFPWGAVGYAHVDGPLGVLARSVGVYGVGAVAAALALLLVQCRPAHLRSARAWALAAVLLAVWGAAAVQRHCAVELCQTPVARAAAPITLELLQGNIPQDEKFQPGSGVPLALKWYADTLKAATADLVVAPETAIPLLPQQLMPGYLEGIAGHFAQTGRAVLLGIPMGDEAQGYTNSVLGMGPGQGDAASAYRYDKHHLVPFGEFIPPFFRWFTAMMNIPLGDFNRGEVGQPSFEWKGQRIAPNICYEDLFGEEIGARFIDPAQAPTVLLNFSNIGWFGDSLAIDQHLHISRMRALEFERPMVRATNTGATAVIDHRGVVTHALQRHTRGVLQAEVHGRGVDAASGWAITPYAWWVSRWGLWPLWAVGALALAGALFANRAARGRRGLGD from the coding sequence ATGGCGCGCAGCCGATCCCGTGCGGGGCTGCCGTTGGCCCTGCAGTGCGTGCTGGCGCTGGGTGCGGGCCTGGCCCAGGCCGCATCCTTGGCGTGGCCGGGCACAGGGCAGCCGCTGTGGTGGCTGCAGATGCTTTCCATGATGGTCTTGGCCGCGCTGCTGCTGCAGGCGCAGCGGCACCCGGCGCCGTTTCGGCGCGGGGCGCTTCTGGGCGGCGTGTTTGCCACCGCCTGGCTGGCGGGCACGTTCTGGTGGCTGTTCATATCCATGCACACCTACGGCGGGCTGGCGGCGCCGCTGGCGGTGGCCGCCGTTTTGGGGCTGGCCGCGTTCTTGGGAAGCTACTACGCAGTCGTTTTGGGGTTTTTTAGCCGCCTTGCGCCCGTCAATCATGCTTTTTCAGCTATCTTTTTCGGAGCATTCTGGTTGCTGGCCGAACTGGCGCGCGCCACGTGGTGGACGGGTTTCCCGTGGGGAGCCGTGGGCTACGCCCATGTGGACGGACCGCTCGGTGTGCTGGCGCGCAGCGTCGGCGTGTACGGCGTGGGCGCGGTGGCCGCAGCGCTGGCCCTGCTGCTGGTGCAGTGCCGCCCCGCGCATCTGCGCAGCGCGCGGGCCTGGGCCCTGGCGGCCGTGCTGTTAGCAGTGTGGGGTGCGGCTGCCGTGCAGCGCCACTGCGCGGTAGAGCTGTGCCAAACACCGGTGGCCCGCGCAGCAGCGCCCATCACCCTGGAACTGCTGCAGGGCAACATCCCGCAGGATGAAAAGTTCCAGCCCGGCAGCGGCGTGCCGCTGGCGCTCAAGTGGTATGCCGACACCCTCAAGGCCGCCACAGCCGACCTGGTGGTGGCGCCTGAAACCGCCATTCCGCTGTTGCCCCAGCAGCTGATGCCGGGCTACCTCGAAGGCATCGCCGGGCACTTTGCACAGACGGGCCGCGCCGTGCTGCTGGGCATCCCCATGGGCGACGAGGCGCAGGGCTACACCAACTCGGTGCTGGGCATGGGCCCGGGGCAGGGTGATGCGGCATCGGCCTACCGGTATGACAAGCACCATCTGGTGCCCTTTGGCGAATTCATCCCACCCTTCTTCCGGTGGTTCACAGCCATGATGAACATCCCCCTGGGCGACTTCAACCGTGGCGAGGTGGGGCAGCCCTCGTTTGAGTGGAAAGGGCAGCGTATTGCGCCCAACATCTGCTATGAGGATCTCTTTGGTGAAGAAATCGGTGCGCGCTTCATCGACCCGGCCCAGGCCCCCACCGTGCTGCTCAACTTCAGCAACATCGGCTGGTTTGGCGATTCGCTGGCCATCGACCAGCACCTGCACATCAGCCGCATGCGGGCGCTGGAGTTCGAGCGGCCCATGGTGCGCGCCACCAACACCGGTGCCACGGCCGTCATCGACCACCGCGGCGTGGTCACCCACGCATTGCAGCGCCACACGCGCGGCGTGCTGCAGGCCGAGGTGCACGGCCGCGGCGTGGATGCCGCAAGCGGCTGGGCGATCACGCCTTATGCGTGGTGGGTGTCGCGGTGGGGGCTGTGGCCGTTGTGGGCCGTGGGGGCGCTGGCGCTGGCAGGGGCCCTGTTCGCCAACAGGGCGGCACGGGGCCGCCGGGGGCTTGGCGATTGA